From the Vibrio algarum genome, one window contains:
- a CDS encoding PocR ligand-binding domain-containing protein — protein sequence MNTKPDNFLESQGINKILEDFANSTGLAVVLVDIEGREVSESINFTDFCLRIRQHPDLYARCKNSDRCGGLEASKEHKPCVYRCHAGLIDFSIPLEINGHLVGFVLCGQARVKNAVGLDDIQPVDKKWMQNAELVEDYEKIKEVDYGKLFAAADLLKTLVDDSIKKHMDFVVINDKYDIKSLFHSRESAHSYDGKIKKAVKYIESHYFEDIRLEDVADHVFLSTHYFSKLFKKEIGVGFNTYVNQQRLQGAKKMLQYSDWSISRIAHNLGYSCSSYFCKVFRNSYGMTPQDFRSSISDEDG from the coding sequence ATGAACACGAAACCGGACAATTTTTTAGAGTCGCAAGGCATTAATAAAATTCTAGAAGATTTTGCTAATTCAACTGGATTAGCAGTCGTTCTAGTTGATATTGAAGGTCGGGAGGTTTCAGAAAGTATTAATTTTACGGATTTTTGTTTGCGAATTAGACAGCATCCAGATTTGTACGCTCGCTGTAAAAACAGTGATCGATGCGGTGGCTTAGAAGCATCAAAAGAGCATAAACCGTGTGTTTATCGTTGCCATGCAGGGCTAATCGATTTTTCAATACCGTTAGAAATTAATGGCCACCTCGTCGGTTTTGTACTTTGCGGTCAGGCCCGAGTAAAAAATGCCGTTGGGTTAGATGATATTCAACCAGTAGATAAAAAGTGGATGCAAAACGCAGAACTGGTTGAAGATTATGAAAAAATCAAAGAAGTCGATTATGGAAAATTGTTTGCAGCTGCGGATTTGCTTAAAACATTGGTAGATGATTCAATTAAAAAACATATGGATTTTGTGGTTATCAATGATAAATACGATATTAAAAGTCTTTTTCATAGTAGAGAAAGTGCCCATTCATATGATGGAAAAATCAAAAAGGCAGTAAAATATATAGAGTCGCATTATTTCGAAGATATTCGATTGGAAGATGTAGCCGATCATGTTTTTTTAAGCACACATTATTTTAGTAAGTTATTTAAAAAAGAAATTGGGGTTGGATTTAATACCTATGTAAATCAACAGAGGCTCCAGGGCGCGAAAAAAATGTTGCAATACAGTGACTGGTCTATTTCTAGAATTGCCCATAATCTAGGGTATTCATGTTCTAGTTATTTTTGTAAAGTATTTAGAAATTCATATGGCATGACGCCACAAGATTTTAGGAGCTCTATTTCAGATGAGGATGGTTGA
- a CDS encoding adenosylcobinamide-GDP ribazoletransferase yields MTIFSRMLKEWQVLLLSLSIFTRLPIPRSIPKSKNEVIESYKYSGVAGLLIGAFAALMYLFIGYYLSDYYAIYLALIISFVGARLYQGSGFIPKSNLIISNKKMKLRTQAKRQAVMFTVLMVLFLIKYMVLLRVNSVPHAMVIGHFLSYSMVFSIIYKYSYSDQKKEWVKGVSISSERQDDIIVLMFIVLAVSCLISNSKLSFLLLLVSFFVSRVFFLLMDKHAFIKVTYAINIVQSITEILCYITFYVVVGS; encoded by the coding sequence ATGACCATTTTTTCTCGGATGCTCAAGGAATGGCAGGTTTTACTTTTATCTCTATCCATTTTTACACGCCTACCTATTCCCCGTTCTATTCCGAAAAGTAAGAATGAAGTAATCGAATCATATAAATATAGTGGTGTCGCTGGTTTACTAATTGGTGCGTTCGCAGCATTGATGTATCTTTTTATAGGGTATTACCTGTCTGATTACTATGCAATTTATCTCGCCTTGATTATTAGTTTTGTTGGTGCTCGACTCTATCAAGGGAGTGGGTTTATACCAAAAAGTAATTTAATAATTTCCAATAAAAAGATGAAGTTAAGAACACAGGCTAAAAGACAAGCTGTGATGTTCACAGTATTAATGGTGCTGTTTTTAATCAAGTATATGGTGTTGTTAAGGGTTAATAGCGTACCTCATGCAATGGTTATAGGTCATTTTTTAAGTTACTCAATGGTATTTAGTATTATCTATAAATACAGCTATTCTGATCAAAAGAAGGAATGGGTGAAAGGGGTAAGTATAAGCAGTGAGCGACAAGATGATATAATTGTATTGATGTTTATTGTATTGGCGGTTTCGTGTCTTATTTCAAATTCTAAGCTGTCTTTTTTGTTATTGCTAGTCTCTTTTTTTGTAAGTAGAGTCTTCTTTTTATTAATGGATAAACATGCTTTCATTAAAGTGACTTATGCTATTAATATCGTTCAATCTATTACGGAAATACTGTGTTATATCACTTTCTATGTGGTGGTTGGTAGTTAG
- the fucO gene encoding lactaldehyde reductase — translation MSFALNLPKLSFAGVGAIEDAVAVLNQQPIKKVLIVTDKNLIKLGLLDKLTQELTSYSIEYVIYDEVTPNPTVTLVRNGLKKFQAEECDCFIAVGGGSPVDCAKAIRVVASNEGDICEFNGVGKVTNPGAFFIAINTTAGTAAEMTSNSVITDEENKVKMVIIDGKQIPDIAVNDPTLMTGLPANVTAATGMDALTHAIEAYVTPGAHTLTKPTALEAIRLISKWLPVAVDNGSDIEARDNLACAQFLAGMAFNSAGLGLVHSMAHQPGATHNLPHGVCNAILLPVVSKFNAETGPEPFRAVAEAMSGNTFDLNDKQAADLAIELICNLSVRVGIPSGFSELGVTERDFDGWIDKAMQDPCLPGNPRQPSPEEVMALYKQAL, via the coding sequence ATGTCATTCGCATTGAATTTACCAAAGTTAAGTTTTGCCGGGGTAGGCGCTATTGAAGATGCGGTTGCTGTTTTAAATCAACAACCGATTAAGAAAGTACTGATAGTCACTGATAAAAATTTAATTAAGCTAGGTTTATTAGATAAGTTAACTCAAGAGCTAACGTCTTATTCTATTGAATACGTTATATATGATGAAGTTACACCAAACCCTACTGTTACCTTGGTACGTAATGGACTAAAAAAATTCCAAGCAGAAGAGTGTGACTGTTTCATTGCAGTAGGTGGCGGTAGCCCAGTAGATTGTGCAAAAGCCATACGAGTTGTAGCTTCCAATGAGGGTGATATTTGTGAATTTAATGGTGTAGGTAAAGTAACTAACCCCGGTGCTTTTTTTATCGCTATCAATACGACTGCAGGTACCGCAGCAGAAATGACGTCAAACTCTGTCATTACTGATGAAGAAAACAAAGTGAAAATGGTCATAATTGATGGAAAACAAATTCCTGATATTGCCGTCAATGATCCAACCTTGATGACGGGACTACCTGCGAATGTTACCGCAGCAACAGGCATGGATGCTCTAACTCATGCTATTGAAGCCTACGTAACACCAGGTGCGCATACCTTGACTAAACCTACGGCTCTTGAGGCTATTAGATTGATTTCCAAATGGCTGCCAGTTGCTGTTGATAACGGTAGTGATATAGAAGCACGTGATAACTTAGCTTGTGCGCAATTTCTAGCAGGAATGGCATTCAATAGCGCAGGCTTAGGGTTGGTGCATTCTATGGCCCATCAACCTGGTGCGACACATAACTTACCTCATGGTGTTTGTAATGCAATTCTATTACCCGTTGTGAGTAAATTTAACGCGGAAACAGGCCCTGAGCCTTTCCGTGCAGTTGCTGAAGCAATGAGCGGTAATACCTTTGACTTAAATGATAAACAAGCTGCAGATCTAGCGATCGAGCTGATTTGTAATTTATCGGTTCGCGTTGGTATTCCTAGCGGATTTTCTGAACTGGGTGTGACCGAAAGAGATTTTGATGGTTGGATTGATAAAGCGATGCAAGATCCTTGTCTTCCAGGGAACCCAAGGCAACCAAGCCCAGAAGAAGTTATGGCTTTATATAAGCAAGCACTTTAA